From one Dryobates pubescens isolate bDryPub1 chromosome 2, bDryPub1.pri, whole genome shotgun sequence genomic stretch:
- the LOC128898869 gene encoding leucine-zipper-like transcriptional regulator 1 homolog, with product MKGQTAHCDWKSAPQKQPSPCDRYKHACIICRGFIYLYGGRNTTSLGDFWRYDIVKNEWEMLDCSRDGPEELEEHSMVAYKGTLYIFGGMVDSAFTQAKTPLWIYDTDSARWTECRNVPAETESSAPTNRKGHSAVVYHCSMYIYGGYVGIRGISQEFWTFHFDTRKWLCISTPSDSTGPGARHGHSAVVYHTGMYLFGGLMGLSEQKDLWKWDFISSSWSNIRTSLGPPPVVGHASIVFKDLMLVFGGGISNSSPNDDLWQYHFHTQTWKKLSSTTKAKFSPKMYHCILGIGVDFQTTSDFTGTVPSHQKGKQKDHHQLVTIPKHTRFCKYFRQQPAYRVLSNEERNAIEMKTFSLPLEPAGFCAFRSTSEAQLDPNRAANVESKDRSLHLFVSSEKKTFAAAQVVREEEGAITQDTAPVDEVSCDTNVLLLLGGKPLSSFSEISFWQMEFDTF from the exons ATGAAAGGACAAACTGCACACTGTGACTGGAAATCTGCACCCCAAAAGCAGCCCTCTCCCTGTGATCGATATAAGCACGCTTGCATTATTTGCAGAGGATTTATTTACCTCTATGGAGGACGGAACACTACCAGCCTTGGGGATTTTTGGAGGTATGACATAG TGAAAAATGAATGGGAAATGCTGGACTGCTCAAGAGATGGTCCAGAAGAACTGGAAGAGCATTCAATGGTGGCTTATAAG GGCACCCTATACATTTTTGGTGGGATGGTGGATTCTGCTTTCACTCAAGCCAAAACTCCTCTCTGGATATACGACACTG ATTCTGCAAGATGGACAGAGTGCCGTAACGTACCAGCAGAGACTGAG AGCTCGGCACCAACTAACAGGAAAGGTCACAGTGCAGTAGTGTACCACTGCAGCATGTACATCTACGGGGGGTACGTTGGCATCAGAGGCATTTCACAGGAGTTTTGGACTTTCCATTTTG ATACAAGAAAATGGTTGTGCATTTCCACCCCATCTGACAGTACTGGCCCAGGAGCTCGGCATGGCCATTCTGCAGTTGTCTATCACACAGGCATGTACCTCTTTGGAGGACTGATGGGACTGAGTGAACAGAAGGACTTATGGAAGTGGGACTTCATAAGCAGCAGCTGGTCCAACATCAGAACAAG CCTGGGACCTCCTCCAGTGGTAGGTCATGCTTCAATAGTCTTCAAAGACTTGATGCTGGTTTTTGGTGGAGGGATTTCAAATTCCAGTCCTAATGATGACCTCTGGCAGTACCATTTCCATACGCAGACATGGAAGAAGCTCAGTAGTACTACCAAGGCAAAGTTTTCTCCTAAGATGTATCATTGCATCTTGGGAATTGGTGTCGATTTCCAAACTACCTCAGATTTCACTGGCACAGTCCCCAGCCATCAGAAGGGTAAGCAGAAGGACCACCACCAACTGGTGACCATCCCAAAGCACACTCGTTTTTGCAAGTACTTCCGTCAACAGCCAGCGTACCGAGTGCTCAGCAACGAGGAAAGAAATGCAATTGAAATGAAAACCTTCAGTTTGCCTCTGGAGCCTGCAGGCTTTTGTGCCTTTCGATCCACTTCAGAGGCACAACTAGACCCAAACAGGGCAGCGAATGTTGAATCAAAGGACAGGTCTCTCCATCTGTTTGtctcttcagaaaaaaagacttttgctgctgctcaggttgtcagagaagaggaaggagccaTCACTCAGGACACGGCTCCAGTGGATGAAGTTAGCTGCGATACtaatgtgctgctgctccttgggggGAAACCTTTGTCCAGCTTCTCTGAGATCTCATTCTGGCAAATGGAGTTTGATACCTTCTAA